The genome window GCATAGAAAGACGAGAATCTGAAACAACTGTTTCATGCGCGAACCCTTATCGTATGACAGAAAGACTACGTGGTTGGCGATCTTATTCTTTTCCCAAAGAGGGCGATCCTTCCATTCGGAAGGACGTTTATTAAATTCCGCTAATATTTCTTCCAAGTTGTCCGGATAATTCAAGGAACGGAGATCGTTCGAGCCGATCAAGGAATCGTTTCCGATTCTTCCGGATTCGAAAATCCAATAAACCTGTTTATCCCTTATATTAAACGGAAGTGAAAGTTGTCTGCCCAACGCAAAACCTTTCATCCAAAGAAACCATTCTCCGTCCTTGCTTCTGTAAATCGGAACTCCCGAGCTGTCGAAATTGATTTCGGACGGAAGAATTTTCAAATCTCCCAGTCTAAGATCTCCGTTGAAGATCTCCTTCGTTTCTTCGCTCGCGTAAACGATATGAAAGGAAGAATCGTAGATTTTGATCGATTTCAGTTCTAAATTTTTTTGAAGACTTTCCGCGAGTTCCTTCGCTTGCGCGGGAAGACGAAAATTTCTGATTCCGTATTCTATCTTGGAACCGGCTTCGAACAAAGGCGCTTTTTTCGCTTCGGTCCAAACTTTGAGAAACCTTTCCCGTTTTAAAAAACCCTCATTGCCCGCCGGATTTAGAGGAAACGCCATGGAGGCCTCTTTCCATTCTTCTATGAAAAAAGGGATGGAAAGGGGAATCAGCCCTAATAGAATCAGTGTTAGGGCTAAGACGATTTTTCTGTAAAGGTTGGACGTCACTGTTCTTAGTATCGGCCCTTTTGGTCTAACCTGAAAGAAGAAAACCGCGCGGAATTTTCTGATATGATCTTTTATATGTTCATCGACGGAATCGGGTTCGGACCCAATGATCCGGCAACCAACCCCTTTGCTCGATATGCAAAATCCTACTTTTTACCCCTGGCGGATAAACCGATTCCGGAAGAATCCTCCGAAATTCTTAAGAATACCGTTTTTCTCAAGACGGACGCTTCCTTAGGAATCAAAGGCCTTCCTCAAAGCGCCACCGGTCAGACTTCCCTCTGGACCGGCATTAACGCGTGCAAAGTGCTACAAAGACATTTGAGCGGCTTTCCGACATTCACTCTTAAGAAGATCATCAGCAAATATTCCATCATACGCGTTTTAGACGAACACGGATTTAAGGCCGATCTTCTCAACTGTTATTCTCCCGCATTTGCGGAGCATATCAAAAAGAATCCTCGCCACGTTTCGGCTTCGACGTTGATTCAAATGGCGAGCGATCGCCCTTTAAAAACCATGGAAGACCTTAGGAACGGCAAAGGCCTTTACATGGACATAACTCACGAATACTTAAGGGAATTCTCGCAAGGTTTTTTGGAAGAATCCGACGATCTCTTTCGTGTTCGAAATCCTTTTGAAACCGGTAAGTCCATAGTTCAAAATTGTAAAGAAGAAGATTATACCCTTTGTATCTATGAATTTTTTCTGACCGATAAGGTCGGACATAAGATGAACTGGGAAGCGGCTGAAAAATACATCGGAGAATTGGAATCTTTTTTAAAAGGTGTTACGGAAGCGTTGGATCCGAAATCGGACCAATTGATCGTAACTTCGGATCACGGAAACTTAGAGGATCTCACGGTGGACGTTCATACCGTCAACCAAGTCCCCACCATACTTTACGGGAAATACACTTCGACCTTAAAGGAAAAAATCAAAGCGATCGTGGATATTCCGATGGCGATCTACGATATTCTCGGAATCAAAATCGAACTCAAGGACGAAGAGTTTATCAAGACGGAAGTCTGAGGAATTTTAGAAAATTCTAATTCGATCAGTCGAATCGTTCCTGTTCCAAATCCTCTTTGCTCTTCGTCTTATCGGATTCCTTGTAGTGAAGATTGTCCTCGACTTGATCGAGAGATTCTTTTTTCCAAGCGCTCGCTTTTCTTCCCACGGGAGAATCCGGATATTTATCCGTTGCTTCCTGAAACAACGCCGCTGCTTTTTCATACTTTCCGTTTTTAAAATAGATCGTCCCTTTACGGAAGAGCGCGGTTTGATCCAAGGAACCGTCCTGGTTTCCGAGAACTCGATTCAAGAATTGAAGAGAAGAATCGGATTTACCGATGGCCTCGTAACTTTCGGCGATATAAAACAAAGCTTGTTCTTCCGCTTTCGGACTGACTCCCATTTCGAGAGCCTTTTTGAACGCATCGATCGCGCCGTAATATTGTTTGCGGACGTAAAGTTGTCTGGCCTTTTCCAAAATACCGCTTCTAAACTCGGAACTGACCTTTTCTTTTTCAGGATCAAAGTAGAATCCGGCCTGCGCATAATCGTCATATACGTCGTAGGCGGACCAATCCTTGCCCATTCTACGCAATGATTTTCCCCAACGAACACGGGCCTTTACGTTTTCAGGATCTTCCTGTAACGCGAGAACGTAATTTTTCCGGGAAAGATCGTAATTTCCCTTCTTCATATAATAGTCGGCGATGGCGGATAACGCATTGGAACGAAGTTTAGCGTCCGCCGATATTCGGAGCACCTCTTCGAGATGTCCCTTTCCTTCCTCGTCTCTGTTGAGCTGCAATAAAAGATTTCCCATCGAATAAGCGACTTTTGAACGCTCGTCTCTTCCCAATCCTTCTTTCTGATTGAGTTCGCGATAAATTCCGAGTGCGAGAAGGCTGTCTTGGTTTCTTTCCAAGGCCCTTCCCATATCGTATTTCACGCGAAAGGAATGTTCTTCCGGAATTTCTCTCGCGGAAAGTTCGGAGAAAATATCCACCGCTTTTTCGGCCGCCTTCGCGTTCGTTTGTTTGAGATATTCCTCGCCTTCTTTGATTCTTTCTAGAACGTTCTTCCGTTTGGAGTCCTCGTCCTGAACCGTTGTTTGATAGACGCCCGTTAAAAGACCGGCGCAGATGAATAAGAATCCAGTAATTAAGATGATGGAGCGGTTCATGGATTTCCTCCGGAGATCCGAGACAGACAACGTTTCGACCAGAATTCCGAACGTTCTGCATTGTAAAATTTACTATCTTTATTGATGAAATACTTCAGAGCTTCTTTATATTTCCCTTGTTTGTAATGGGAGAGTCCAGTGAAAAACTTCGCCTTTCCTCGTACGTCGGCGGAATTGCCGTTGCCCGTATACGGTTTCAATTCGTAAATCGCTTCCGAATATTCCTTTTTCCAGTAGGTCTTTCTTAAGATCTTATCCAGATCGTCGTCCGTACCGGAAAAGTCGTCCTCATCGTTTCGCTGATCACGCTGATGATCCTTGTTTTCATCCTGAACTTTTTGATCCTTATTGTTTTCGGAAGAATTATCGACGACCTCGTTCTTGTCTCCGTTGACCGCAACGAAGGATTCGTTTTCTACGAGATTGAATCCTTCCTTGTCCTGATGTTTAACGGTAACTCCGAAATAAATCTTGGAATCCAGTGATTTCATCTTAATCTGTGCGGCCGTGTCCGGGTGATTGACCTCGCCTAATTTCCGCACGTTACCGCCGAGAAAGGTCGCGGTTCCACCGCTCAAAGGTTTCAGCGCCTGATAAATCGTATAAACCGTGTTTTCATCCGCCTTTTCCGGGGCTTTCCATTCGAGTTTCACGTTGAGATCGTCTAAAGTCGCGGTCAGATCGGTGACGTGCATTTGATCTTCGGAATATTCAGGATTTGCAATATTCTCTCCGCTTCCGTTGTCCTTATTCGGACCGCCGATGTAAAAAAATCTCGTAAACGATTGTCCGTTCACTAAGGGAAGAATTTCCTTTGCGCCGGAGCGAACACTGACCCCATAGTAAATCGTCTTTGACTTGCTCAAGTCCTGATCCAGAAACGTGGATTCGGGATGACTCAACTCGGTCAGCTTCTCCGCTTTTCTCATCAAAGATAAGGAGGACATCGGTTCCGCGGAACGATAAACCGTATAAACAGTCGCGTTTGGAATCGCCTTCTCATACGGAGACCAATTCAAACGGAGATGTTTTCCCTCTTTTTTTACGGTAAGATCCGTGATTCTCGCGTCGTCCGGTAATTCGGGAGTTTTATTTTCCGTGCTCGGAGTTCCGGGAGTCAACGCGTGTTCGATGACGACGGGAATCGTAGTAAAGTTTCTTCCCGGAATCAGTTTGATCGTATTCTTTTTAACGTGATGCGCGAGAATCACCGCATAATAATACGTTCCCGGTTTGAGATTGTAATCGTAAATTTGCGTCACTCCGCCCGCGATCCCGCTCGGATATTTTCCGAGAGAATCGGCGACCATACATTTCTCCGCGGTATCGATCATGCTCGAAGAACGGGCCACGATGATTTCGCCGGTTTCGCGGGGAGCTTCCCAGGAAATGCGGATGGAATTCTCATCCTTCTTTAAAATCTCGGCGTTGATCAGATTTGCGACGCTGTAATTTTCCACCTGATTCTGATTCAGTACGTTGTCTTGAGCCCCTACAAAGGACGTCAACGCGATGAACGATAAAATGAATAGAATCCGGGTACGACTTTTCATAAAAGGAATGTCTTGGTTATACTATCGACAGTCGAAACCTCGTTATTTAACACCAATTCGGATTTGACATCTGTAAAACGATCGATTAGACATAATCCAAGTAGGAATTATGGGCGATCTGGATTATTACGAAAACTCCGAGTATCAGCACTTTCTGATCTCCAGCAAACGCCGCGAGTTAACTCCTCCCGAAACGGTCTTCAAACATTTTAGCTTCAAAGATGTGAATCACTTAGTAGATTTTGGGATGGGACTCGGTTATTTTACCTTGGAATTGAAAAAACAACTTCCCAAAGACGCTTGGATTTGGGGGGGAGAATGCCAACAGGATCTGATCGACGAAGTTCTACATTGGAAGAATCGAGAGGAGATTACGAATTTTACTCCGTTCTTTATCGAAAAATCCGATCATCCTTTGCTTCCGGAATGGATTCCCACTCCCGATGCGGTTTTCGCGTCCTTGGTTTTATCGACGTTCCCCGATCCGGGCCTTGCGATGGACGGGTTGATCCGATCGATTCGCCGAGGCGGTAAACTGATCGTCTTGGATTGGGTGAAGAACGAATATTCGATCGGTCCGAAAATCAACGATAAGATCTCTTTGGACAAGATGAAATTTTTGGCGGAGTTGTATCATCTCGACATCGTTAAGAACGTAAGAATTTCCGAATATGTTTACGGACTCGAAGTCGTTGCTGGCAAGGACTTCGAATACGGCTTTTACGATCTTAGAGAAGAAGAAGATACTCCGGAAGAATTCATCCGTTCATAAAGAAACGACCTTAAATCGAAAACCGTGATTTAACTTCAAACTCAGACCTTCAAGAATACAATCCTCGGTGCTTCTTGCGATCTCTTGAAACCTCAGAAACGTTTTCCAATTCGAAATTCCCAATACACGAAACGTTTTTCTGTGATCCAAAATCACCGTGATACAAGCGGCAAACGAAATCGTTCTCCACAGCCATCGGAACACGAATTTCGTAAAAAAGTTTCTGACTCTGATTCGGAAAAAATCGCTGTGAAATTTAAGATGTTTCTCTTCGTCCTTCACGATGCCGAGTAAAGCGGATTTGACGAAACCGTTCGGAATCTTATCCGCAAGCTTGTGATAAAAACAGATTCCCACCACTTCCGCAGCGAGAAGAACCATCAGCTTCAAACGGACTCCGAGAAGTCTTCTTCCGAAATAAAACAATCTTTCCGTCCAATTGGATTCTATCAATTCCCCTTTTAATGCGCGGATACATTCGCCTAGGATTCTTGCGTGTCTGCCTTCTTCCTTTACGAAAAGTTTCAGAGCTTCTCTGTAAAAATCGTCGATTCCGAAAAGAATGGTTTTATCGATTTCCTTCGCGATTCTCCCTTCGCCCGCTTCGCCTAACTGAAATATGGCGAGCGAGTATGCGATCGACCTCATTTCATTCGGACGAAGGTCCAACGTTTCCGAGTCGATTTTCGGAAGAGGACGGACTTCGTTTCCTTTAAAATGTTCCCTCCATTGTTTCCAGCGAACTCCTATCTTTCTGTCTTTTAAAGAGATTTTGAGTTTATTACGGATTCTTTGTTTACCGAACACGTTCATCGCGAACGTTACGAAAACGATTTTCACGTCGAGACCCGGAGTATTCGAATTCAGATAAGAACGATCAAAACAAAAGGAGACGCGCGCGCCCATTCCGGAATACAATTGGGAAAGCCCCGTGATGCCGGGACGCATCGACCATCGAATGTCGTAAAACGGACGATTCCATCCGAGACGATTCACGTCGAACTTTGTCAAAGGTCTCGGACCAACCACGCTCATATCACCGATCAAAACGTTCCAAATCTGCGGAAGTTCGTCGATACCGGTTCTTCTCAGCCAATAACCGAGGCTCGTAACTTCTCCGTCTTTCATCGTTCTGAATTTTAGAATTCGAAACGGTCTTTTCAAAAGGCCGAGTCTTTCCTGACAAAAGAAAATCGGACGACCGTCTGCGAGGAGGATCAACAAAGCGACTCCGACTATAACGGGAGAAAAGATCGCCAATGCGATCGCGGATAAAACTATTTCGATGATTCGTTTCATGGGAAAGAATCTAACAGAATTCCGTGCGTCATTCATCCTCTCGAGTGCGGATTCTTACGCACTCAAGTGCTTGACAGTGACGGTTGTAAGAACTTAAAATCGGGTCGTTCGTGTATGAAAGACAAACCTTTGAATCTGCTGATCGTGGAAGACAACGAAAAACTGAGAAAGTCCCTCGTAACGGGCCTGAACGAATCCGGTAAGTTCGCCGTTCTCCACGATTGCGGAACCGGAGAAGAAGCCATCGAATTTTCCCTAAAAAAAGAATACGATGTCTGTCTCATGGATGTCCGATTAGCGGGAACATTAAACGGAATCGAAACGATCGTTGCGATCCGCAAAGAATTTCCGAGAAAACCCGTCGTCATCTATTCCATACAGGACAGCGACGAATATTTCCGTACCTTCCGCAAGGCCGGAATTCTCAGTCATTATGCGTATGTCAGAAAATCTAATTATCTTTTGCCCCAGATGATCGTTCCTTTACTCGAACTTGCATACGACGGTAAAAGTTTTATCGATCCCGAAATCGAATCCAGAATCGTAGAAGTAAAAAATCAGGATGAGAATTCTCCGATGGCGATCCTTGAACCGAACGAAAGAATCGTAGCAAAGATGTTAGCCGAAGGTCAAAGCAACGAACAGATCGCCGCTCGGCTTGGGTTTAAAGACAAAAGAACGATCAGCCGAATCAACGGACAAATTTACGCAGCTTGGGATTTAAACGAATCGAACGCGGACGAAAAAGTCGCTCGAACCAGAGCGGCGTTGATCGTACGAGAAAATCGATTTCTTCAATGGGAAGAAGACGGAAGCGCCTATTACAAAAACGGAACCGAATGGGTTCGTTGGGAACTCGCTTGAATCCGAATCCGGAAATTTTTATCTGTTCCGTTTTTCTTTTTTTGTCCTCGATTCTTTTTTGGCTCGCTTCGACGACGTTCGTCAACTTGGAACGAAGAGACAGATCGGCAACGTTTACCATCGTCATTCTATTATCCGTATCGGCCTTGTTCGGATTTTTTTCCTGGATCGGAGAATCGGGTCTGATCCGAGTTTCCAATTACTCCGCGGTTTATTTTTTTCCTGGAATCTTCGGTTTGATTCTGATTCCGTTCGGATGGTTTTTTATAGTCGTTTGGTTTCTCGGTTTTTTGCGGGAAAAACGGATCTACAGAATTTTCTTTTGGCTTTTGTTAAGCGCACAGGCGTTTGCCGTCGTTTTCTTTTATTCTTGGAGCCGCAAATTTTCCGCGAACGTATCTCTATTCCATTTTTGGAATGTAGTTCCGTTTGCGTTTCGACTTTCCTATCTCCTTTATATTCTGTTCTGCATCGTAGTCCCGATCTTCGCCTTATTTTCGTTTCGAATTACAAAACGGATTCTTCCCGAATTCGCCAGAAACAAAGCCGTTCCGTATCTCAAAGCAGTATCCCTTTTGCTCTTCGGAGTTTCAGTTCTCGTATTTTTCCTATTTTTAGGAGGCGGCATCGGAATCATTCGAGATCCCGTTTCTCGATCCGATAACGACCCGAGATCGTTTTACGGTTTTTTAATCGGAATTCAACTTCTTGTAACGATCGCAATTTTGATTTTAGGACAGGCTTTGATCTCGTACGAAATTTTTACCGGGAGAATTCTTCCCAAGATCAGTTTACGCCAAGAATGGAGAAACGCAAATTTCGGTTTTTTCATCTTGGCTCTTTTTTACTTCGTAGCTGCTACATTCCATTTCACTAAAATAGAACTGTTCCTAACCGGTTCCTACGTTTATTGCGCGGCAAGAACGTTTCTTCTGAAAAAAAGCAAGGACCTGCGATTGGAAAATAGTTCCGTCTTGAGTTCCATCATAAAAACGGAGGAAATCAAGGACGACGACCTTCTTGAAAACTCGAAAAATCTAAAGGAAAAATT of Leptospira sanjuanensis contains these proteins:
- a CDS encoding metalloenzyme codes for the protein MIFYMFIDGIGFGPNDPATNPFARYAKSYFLPLADKPIPEESSEILKNTVFLKTDASLGIKGLPQSATGQTSLWTGINACKVLQRHLSGFPTFTLKKIISKYSIIRVLDEHGFKADLLNCYSPAFAEHIKKNPRHVSASTLIQMASDRPLKTMEDLRNGKGLYMDITHEYLREFSQGFLEESDDLFRVRNPFETGKSIVQNCKEEDYTLCIYEFFLTDKVGHKMNWEAAEKYIGELESFLKGVTEALDPKSDQLIVTSDHGNLEDLTVDVHTVNQVPTILYGKYTSTLKEKIKAIVDIPMAIYDILGIKIELKDEEFIKTEV
- a CDS encoding tetratricopeptide repeat protein, producing the protein MNRSIILITGFLFICAGLLTGVYQTTVQDEDSKRKNVLERIKEGEEYLKQTNAKAAEKAVDIFSELSAREIPEEHSFRVKYDMGRALERNQDSLLALGIYRELNQKEGLGRDERSKVAYSMGNLLLQLNRDEEGKGHLEEVLRISADAKLRSNALSAIADYYMKKGNYDLSRKNYVLALQEDPENVKARVRWGKSLRRMGKDWSAYDVYDDYAQAGFYFDPEKEKVSSEFRSGILEKARQLYVRKQYYGAIDAFKKALEMGVSPKAEEQALFYIAESYEAIGKSDSSLQFLNRVLGNQDGSLDQTALFRKGTIYFKNGKYEKAAALFQEATDKYPDSPVGRKASAWKKESLDQVEDNLHYKESDKTKSKEDLEQERFD
- a CDS encoding class I SAM-dependent methyltransferase, yielding MGDLDYYENSEYQHFLISSKRRELTPPETVFKHFSFKDVNHLVDFGMGLGYFTLELKKQLPKDAWIWGGECQQDLIDEVLHWKNREEITNFTPFFIEKSDHPLLPEWIPTPDAVFASLVLSTFPDPGLAMDGLIRSIRRGGKLIVLDWVKNEYSIGPKINDKISLDKMKFLAELYHLDIVKNVRISEYVYGLEVVAGKDFEYGFYDLREEEDTPEEFIRS
- a CDS encoding sugar transferase, which gives rise to MKRIIEIVLSAIALAIFSPVIVGVALLILLADGRPIFFCQERLGLLKRPFRILKFRTMKDGEVTSLGYWLRRTGIDELPQIWNVLIGDMSVVGPRPLTKFDVNRLGWNRPFYDIRWSMRPGITGLSQLYSGMGARVSFCFDRSYLNSNTPGLDVKIVFVTFAMNVFGKQRIRNKLKISLKDRKIGVRWKQWREHFKGNEVRPLPKIDSETLDLRPNEMRSIAYSLAIFQLGEAGEGRIAKEIDKTILFGIDDFYREALKLFVKEEGRHARILGECIRALKGELIESNWTERLFYFGRRLLGVRLKLMVLLAAEVVGICFYHKLADKIPNGFVKSALLGIVKDEEKHLKFHSDFFRIRVRNFFTKFVFRWLWRTISFAACITVILDHRKTFRVLGISNWKTFLRFQEIARSTEDCILEGLSLKLNHGFRFKVVSL
- a CDS encoding response regulator transcription factor, translated to MKDKPLNLLIVEDNEKLRKSLVTGLNESGKFAVLHDCGTGEEAIEFSLKKEYDVCLMDVRLAGTLNGIETIVAIRKEFPRKPVVIYSIQDSDEYFRTFRKAGILSHYAYVRKSNYLLPQMIVPLLELAYDGKSFIDPEIESRIVEVKNQDENSPMAILEPNERIVAKMLAEGQSNEQIAARLGFKDKRTISRINGQIYAAWDLNESNADEKVARTRAALIVRENRFLQWEEDGSAYYKNGTEWVRWELA
- a CDS encoding ATP-binding protein, producing the protein MNPNPEIFICSVFLFLSSILFWLASTTFVNLERRDRSATFTIVILLSVSALFGFFSWIGESGLIRVSNYSAVYFFPGIFGLILIPFGWFFIVVWFLGFLREKRIYRIFFWLLLSAQAFAVVFFYSWSRKFSANVSLFHFWNVVPFAFRLSYLLYILFCIVVPIFALFSFRITKRILPEFARNKAVPYLKAVSLLLFGVSVLVFFLFLGGGIGIIRDPVSRSDNDPRSFYGFLIGIQLLVTIAILILGQALISYEIFTGRILPKISLRQEWRNANFGFFILALFYFVAATFHFTKIELFLTGSYVYCAARTFLLKKSKDLRLENSSVLSSIIKTEEIKDDDLLENSKNLKEKFQKSFNLLCSEILETSSALFINESRIPFIADMILRYPSAGAAEGYENPKGADVDVNTFKNLNLIFEKDGLAYLERENHSDFALCIKVENDHSGDGLLFLGQKRDGGLYAEEEIETAKAAVAWILSSLFTESNSLVLSSLQRKHMEEQRISDYKTRQILHDEILPEIHSSILILSHMKNESEVSEQIRLLTDLHKRVSSFLRELPDTSLEIERLGLIEALIRRIGSEFEAAWFDWKYAPELKDRFPISKPEALEILFYACRESIRNAVKYSGESTDKKISVAFLKNAESKNGILIRIKNRIDTSGTQFLESAGQGLRIHSALLKIFGGYLTLEFLNGDEAFVEIFLPEEK